A part of Mycolicibacterium sp. TUM20985 genomic DNA contains:
- a CDS encoding rhodanese-like domain-containing protein, producing the protein MSDGEVGEAQITDVPTAFDHSVVLLDVREDDEWQRGHAEGAQHIPMGDVPARIAEIDTDATLFVVCHVGGRSQRVAQYLARNGYEPLNVAGGMLAWAQAGRPVVTDDGSAGTV; encoded by the coding sequence GTGAGTGACGGCGAGGTCGGGGAAGCTCAGATCACCGACGTTCCGACGGCGTTCGATCACTCCGTGGTGCTTCTCGACGTCCGCGAGGACGACGAATGGCAGCGCGGCCACGCCGAGGGCGCGCAGCACATTCCGATGGGTGACGTCCCGGCCCGTATCGCCGAGATCGACACCGACGCCACGCTCTTCGTGGTGTGCCACGTAGGCGGCCGATCACAGCGGGTCGCGCAGTATCTCGCCCGTAACGGATACGAGCCGCTCAACGTGGCCGGGGGAATGCTGGCGTGGGCGCAGGCCGGACGTCCGGTCGTCACCGACGACGGCTCTGCGGGCACGGTCTGA
- a CDS encoding DUF4328 domain-containing protein has protein sequence MIQVCSRCGTRWNVRDRQRDWCPRCQGSLLAPTDAPEPQWSTRPSNVAQPGAGGAPPRLPTGYRWIAVRPGAPPRARPARRPLGPTPRYSVIPRWGLQDRFDAGAPAQEVEPPRTSTRMVQGTLLITMFALAFAVVIHIANYALLLYNRSTLLNPIVAGVATWAGVAASVVVFFALIATTVVLTGWLITRRAVAFAQHEVPDPRPPWQLWLGCLLPLVNLFWAPVFVIELARVEGRLAWLRSRIALWWCAWLVSFVVSVFSFATSFTRDAQGIANNTVTVIIAYLTALVALLFAAKMYRAFEHQAVDRPVKRWVIVPDEPQRTPPPDTEAPDDAADSARRVESGQKEPAA, from the coding sequence GTGATCCAGGTCTGTTCACGGTGCGGCACGCGTTGGAACGTGCGCGACCGTCAGCGTGACTGGTGCCCGCGCTGTCAAGGCTCGCTGCTGGCACCGACGGACGCACCCGAGCCGCAGTGGTCGACCCGACCGTCCAACGTCGCGCAGCCGGGTGCCGGTGGGGCGCCGCCGCGCCTGCCCACCGGGTACCGCTGGATCGCCGTCCGGCCGGGTGCCCCACCACGGGCCCGCCCCGCCCGTCGCCCACTGGGGCCGACGCCCCGCTACTCGGTGATTCCGCGGTGGGGTCTGCAAGACCGGTTCGACGCGGGGGCACCCGCCCAGGAGGTGGAGCCGCCGCGGACGTCGACGCGGATGGTGCAGGGCACGCTGCTGATCACGATGTTCGCGCTCGCCTTCGCCGTGGTGATCCACATCGCCAACTACGCGCTGTTGCTCTACAACCGCTCGACCCTGCTGAACCCGATCGTCGCCGGGGTGGCGACGTGGGCGGGGGTCGCCGCCAGCGTGGTGGTCTTCTTCGCGTTGATCGCCACCACCGTGGTGCTGACCGGCTGGCTGATCACCCGCCGGGCCGTCGCCTTCGCCCAGCACGAGGTGCCGGATCCCCGCCCGCCGTGGCAGCTGTGGCTGGGCTGCCTGCTGCCGCTGGTCAACCTGTTCTGGGCGCCGGTGTTCGTGATCGAACTGGCCAGGGTCGAAGGTCGCCTGGCGTGGCTGCGGAGCCGCATCGCGCTGTGGTGGTGCGCCTGGCTGGTCAGCTTCGTCGTGTCGGTGTTCTCGTTCGCGACGAGCTTCACGCGCGACGCGCAGGGCATCGCCAACAACACGGTCACCGTCATCATCGCCTACCTCACGGCGCTCGTCGCGCTGCTTTTTGCCGCGAAGATGTACCGCGCCTTCGAGCACCAGGCCGTCGACCGGCCGGTAAAGCGGTGGGTGATCGTCCCCGACGAGCCGCAACGGACACCACCGCCGGACACCGAAGCGCCCGACGATGCGGCGGATTCCGCGCGTCGAGTTGAGTCCGGCCAGAAAGAACCGGCAGCATAG